A single Pseudomonas sp. MM223 DNA region contains:
- the hldD gene encoding ADP-L-glycero-D-manno-heptose-6-epimerase (*Name hldD), giving the protein MTIIVTGAAGFIGSNLVQALNQRNETEIIAVDDLTDGDKFCNLADSEIADYLDRDDFLDRFGRGQFGQVRAVLHQGACSSTVEADGRFMMDNNYRFSRELLASAGHQQIPLLYASSAAVYGAGQDFREQRECERPLNVYGYSKFLFDQQVRRQLATARSQIVGLRYFNVYGPHEQHKGAMASVALHCFNQYQARGKVSLFGSYGDYPSGGHLRDFVSVDDVVNVNMFFLERPQLSGIFNVGSGRAQPFNDVALAVINRLREQKDQPPLSLEMALLEGVLEYSEFPDHLRGKYQCYTCANLERLRAAGYKAPTLTVQQGVARYCDWLQSTQSPPPAPFKQTAAA; this is encoded by the coding sequence ATGACCATCATCGTAACCGGTGCCGCTGGTTTCATCGGCAGTAATCTCGTTCAGGCACTCAACCAACGCAACGAAACCGAGATCATCGCCGTCGACGACCTGACCGATGGCGACAAATTCTGCAACCTGGCCGACAGTGAGATTGCCGACTACCTGGACAGGGACGATTTTCTTGATCGGTTCGGTCGCGGCCAGTTCGGCCAGGTACGCGCCGTTCTGCACCAGGGTGCGTGTTCAAGCACCGTCGAAGCTGACGGCCGTTTCATGATGGACAATAACTACCGGTTCAGTCGCGAATTGCTGGCGTCTGCTGGGCACCAACAGATCCCACTGTTATATGCATCATCGGCAGCTGTGTATGGTGCAGGACAGGATTTTCGCGAACAACGTGAGTGTGAGCGCCCGCTAAACGTCTATGGCTACTCCAAGTTCCTGTTTGATCAACAGGTGCGCCGGCAGCTGGCAACGGCGCGCAGCCAGATCGTTGGTTTGCGTTACTTCAACGTCTATGGCCCCCATGAACAGCACAAAGGTGCGATGGCTTCAGTGGCCCTGCACTGCTTCAACCAGTACCAGGCCCGTGGAAAAGTCAGTCTGTTCGGCAGCTATGGGGACTATCCCAGCGGTGGTCATCTGCGTGATTTCGTCTCTGTGGATGATGTGGTCAATGTCAATATGTTCTTCCTTGAGCGCCCACAGTTGAGCGGTATCTTCAATGTCGGCAGTGGTCGCGCCCAGCCGTTCAATGACGTTGCTTTGGCTGTGATCAATCGGCTGCGCGAGCAGAAAGACCAACCGCCCTTGTCGCTCGAGATGGCCTTGCTTGAGGGTGTACTTGAGTACAGCGAGTTTCCTGATCATTTGCGTGGCAAATACCAGTGCTACACCTGTGCCAACCTGGAGCGCTTGCGCGCTGCCGGTTACAAGGCACCTACATTGACAGTCCAGCAAGGCGTAGCCCGCTACTGCGACTGGTTGCAAAGTACCCAAAGCCCGCCGCCTGCTCCATTCAAGCAGACGGCGGCAGCTTGA
- the paaX gene encoding Transcriptional repressor PaaX (*Name paaX): protein MSLVASRNGQAARRTGIVGALSAHSSPMSNLAPLNHLITRFQEQTPIRASSLIITLYGDAIEPHGGTVWLGSLINLLEPIGINERLIRTSIFRLTKEGWLTAEKVGRRSYYSLTGTGRRRFEKAFKRVYSPSQPAWDGAWTLVLLSQLEAGKRKTLREELEWQGFGVMAPNLLGCPRADRADLAATLRDLEASDDSIVFETHTQEVLASKAMRAQVRESWRIDELGQQYSEFIQLFRPLWQSLKEQHLLDAQDCFLARTLLIHEYRRLLLRDPQLPDELLPGDWEGRAARQLCRNLYRLVFAKAEEWLNAALETADGPLPDVNESFYKRFGGLA from the coding sequence ATGAGCCTGGTAGCGTCACGCAATGGTCAGGCGGCCCGCCGCACAGGTATAGTCGGTGCTTTATCCGCGCACAGTTCGCCCATGAGCAATCTTGCCCCACTGAACCACCTGATCACTCGCTTTCAGGAGCAGACGCCAATCCGCGCCAGCTCGCTGATCATCACCCTGTACGGCGATGCCATCGAGCCCCACGGCGGGACCGTTTGGCTGGGTAGCCTGATCAACCTGCTGGAGCCGATAGGCATCAATGAACGGCTGATACGCACGTCGATATTTCGCCTTACCAAAGAGGGTTGGCTCACTGCTGAAAAGGTTGGTCGGCGCAGTTACTACAGCCTGACGGGCACGGGCCGCCGCCGCTTCGAAAAAGCCTTCAAACGTGTGTACAGCCCGAGCCAACCAGCCTGGGATGGCGCCTGGACGCTGGTGTTGCTATCGCAACTCGAAGCTGGCAAGCGCAAGACCTTGCGTGAGGAGCTGGAGTGGCAGGGGTTCGGCGTCATGGCGCCGAACCTGCTTGGCTGCCCACGGGCAGACCGCGCTGACCTGGCGGCAACCCTGCGTGACCTGGAAGCGAGCGACGACAGTATCGTCTTCGAAACCCACACCCAGGAGGTACTCGCGTCCAAGGCCATGCGCGCCCAAGTGCGGGAAAGCTGGCGCATCGATGAGTTGGGGCAGCAGTACAGCGAATTCATCCAGCTGTTCAGGCCGCTGTGGCAGAGCTTGAAAGAGCAGCATCTGCTCGATGCTCAAGATTGCTTTCTGGCGCGCACGCTGCTGATTCACGAATATCGCCGGCTGTTGCTGCGCGATCCGCAACTGCCAGACGAGCTGCTGCCGGGGGACTGGGAGGGAAGGGCCGCGCGACAGTTGTGCCGCAACCTGTATCGCCTGGTATTTGCCAAGGCAGAGGAATGGCTGAATGCAGCGCTGGAGACGGCAGATGGGCCTTTGCCGGATGTGAACGAGAGTTTCTACAAGCGTTTTGGTGGTTTGGCCTGA
- the yrdA_4 gene encoding Protein YrdA (*Name yrdA_4), with the protein MPCYRLDGLTPVVHPTAYVHPSAVLIGDVIVGPRCYIGPLASLRGDFGRIVLEEGANLQDTCVMHGFPGGDTVVERNGHVGHGAVLHGCKVGEDALIGMNAVVMDGAHIAPRCIVAATAFVKAAFACEAQSLVMGSPAQVKRPLSEQELAWKQRGTAEYQHLAQRCMNSMVECTPLAEAEPGRPRMEDTGVRPKGQATA; encoded by the coding sequence ATGCCTTGTTATCGACTGGACGGCCTGACCCCCGTGGTGCACCCGACAGCCTACGTGCACCCAAGTGCAGTGCTGATCGGCGATGTCATCGTCGGCCCTCGTTGCTACATAGGCCCCCTGGCATCGCTCAGGGGTGATTTCGGCCGCATCGTGCTGGAGGAGGGCGCCAACCTGCAGGACACCTGTGTAATGCATGGCTTTCCGGGTGGCGACACAGTGGTCGAACGAAACGGGCATGTCGGTCATGGCGCGGTGTTGCACGGTTGCAAAGTGGGAGAGGACGCCTTGATCGGCATGAACGCCGTGGTGATGGATGGTGCCCATATCGCGCCACGCTGCATCGTCGCAGCGACCGCGTTCGTCAAGGCCGCCTTCGCATGTGAAGCGCAAAGCCTGGTAATGGGATCGCCGGCTCAGGTCAAACGGCCCTTGAGCGAACAGGAGTTGGCCTGGAAGCAGCGCGGCACTGCGGAGTATCAGCACCTGGCGCAGCGCTGCATGAACAGCATGGTCGAATGCACGCCGTTGGCCGAAGCCGAACCAGGGCGCCCGCGCATGGAAGATACGGGTGTGAGGCCCAAAGGCCAGGCGACCGCATGA
- the paaF gene encoding 2,3-dehydroadipyl-CoA hydratase (*Name paaF) has translation MPRYLDVLAPENGVQLITLQRPEALNALCTELLAELANALDTAAQDDQIGAVVLTGSRKAFAAGADIREMAERDLVGILNDPRVAHWQRIAAFAKPLIAAVNGYALGGGCELVMCADIVIAGTDARFGQPEINLGIIPGAGGTQRLLRAVGKPLAMQMVLTGEAITARHAQQAGLVSEITQPELTVERAMQVARSIAAKAPLAVRLAKEALLKAGDTDLASGLRFERHAFTLLAGTADREEGIRAFQEKRQARFQGR, from the coding sequence ATGCCGCGATATCTCGATGTGCTGGCGCCGGAAAACGGCGTTCAGCTCATTACCCTGCAACGGCCCGAGGCGCTGAACGCCCTGTGCACCGAGTTACTGGCAGAGCTGGCCAATGCGCTGGATACAGCGGCCCAGGATGACCAGATCGGCGCTGTGGTGCTTACCGGTAGCCGCAAGGCATTCGCCGCAGGCGCCGACATCCGCGAAATGGCCGAGCGCGACCTGGTCGGCATCCTCAACGACCCTCGTGTAGCTCACTGGCAACGCATCGCAGCCTTTGCCAAACCGCTGATTGCTGCCGTCAACGGCTACGCCCTGGGTGGTGGTTGCGAACTGGTGATGTGTGCCGACATCGTCATCGCCGGCACCGACGCCCGCTTCGGCCAGCCGGAAATCAACCTCGGCATCATCCCCGGTGCCGGCGGTACCCAGCGGCTGTTGCGCGCCGTCGGCAAGCCGCTGGCCATGCAGATGGTGCTGACGGGCGAAGCCATCACTGCCCGTCACGCCCAGCAGGCCGGCCTGGTCAGCGAAATTACCCAGCCCGAACTTACCGTGGAGCGCGCCATGCAGGTTGCCCGCAGCATCGCCGCCAAGGCGCCGCTGGCAGTGCGCCTGGCAAAAGAGGCGCTGCTCAAGGCCGGTGATACCGACCTGGCCAGTGGCCTGCGCTTCGAACGCCATGCATTCACCCTGCTGGCCGGCACCGCCGACCGTGAAGAAGGCATTCGGGCCTTTCAGGAAAAGCGCCAGGCGCGTTTCCAAGGCCGCTGA
- the paaG_2 gene encoding 1,2-epoxyphenylacetyl-CoA isomerase (*Name paaG_2), producing the protein MTFQHILFSIEDGVALLSLNRPEQLNSFNTAMHLEVREALKQVRHSSEVRVLLLTGEGRGFCAGQDLSDRNVAPGAEVPDLGESIDTFYNPLVRTLRDLPLPVICAVNGVAAGAGANIPLACDLVLAARSASFIQAFCKIGLVPDSGGTWLLPRLVGMARAKALAMLGERLGAEQAQQWGLIHRVVDDAALRDEALTLARQLATQPTYGLALIKRSLNASFDNGFDEQLELERDLQRLAGRSEDYREGVSAFMNKRTPAFKGR; encoded by the coding sequence ATGACTTTCCAGCACATCCTGTTTTCCATCGAGGACGGCGTCGCCCTCCTCTCCTTGAACCGCCCCGAGCAATTGAACAGCTTCAACACTGCCATGCACCTGGAAGTGCGCGAAGCGCTCAAGCAAGTGCGCCACAGCAGTGAAGTGCGGGTGCTGCTACTGACAGGCGAAGGCCGCGGCTTTTGCGCTGGCCAGGACTTGTCCGACCGCAATGTCGCCCCAGGCGCCGAAGTGCCGGACCTGGGCGAGTCGATCGACACGTTCTACAACCCGTTGGTGCGTACCCTGCGCGACCTGCCGCTACCGGTGATCTGTGCGGTAAATGGTGTGGCCGCCGGTGCCGGTGCCAACATCCCGCTCGCTTGCGACCTGGTGCTGGCTGCCCGCTCGGCCAGCTTCATCCAGGCATTTTGCAAGATTGGCCTGGTGCCGGACTCTGGGGGTACCTGGTTACTGCCGCGCCTGGTCGGCATGGCGCGTGCCAAAGCCCTGGCCATGCTGGGCGAGCGACTTGGCGCGGAACAGGCCCAGCAATGGGGGCTTATCCATCGCGTGGTAGACGATGCCGCACTGCGTGACGAAGCCCTTACCCTCGCCCGCCAGCTCGCTACCCAGCCCACCTACGGCCTGGCGCTGATCAAGCGCAGCCTCAACGCCAGTTTCGACAATGGCTTCGATGAGCAACTGGAACTGGAACGTGACCTGCAACGCTTAGCCGGGCGCAGCGAGGACTACCGTGAAGGCGTGAGCGCTTTCATGAACAAGCGCACACCCGCATTCAAGGGGCGCTGA
- the paaH gene encoding 3-hydroxyadipyl-CoA dehydrogenase (*Name paaH) has protein sequence MGALASNVQVAVIGAGAMGAGIAQVAAQAGHPVKLYDNRPGAAAEAVAGIDRQLARLVEKGKLQAAERETISTRLCPVDTLEALADAGLVIEAIVENLQVKQALFSQLEALCAADCIIASNTSSLSITSLAAGLARPQQVVGMHFFNPAPLMALVEVVSGLATEPAVAACIYDTAQAWGKQPVHTRSTPGFIVNRVARPFYAESLRLLQEGAADCASLDALLRDAGGFRMGAFELTDLIGHDVNYAVTCSVFDAFYGDFRFQPSLVQKELVDAGRLGRKTGQGFYSYAEGAERPAPAELHSSTNAEGCVIEGQLGVLQPLVERLRQNGIVVTQRAGSGVIQVGDATLALSDGRLASQRAREDGLRNLVLLDLALDYSTASRIAISWSADTTEAARDQAVALLQRAGLKVTAVADLPGLVVLRTVAMLANEAADAVLQGVGSAADIDLAMRAGVNYPCGPLAWAANIGIAHTLRVLDNLQRSYGESRYRPSLLLRRCEAKGGTLHD, from the coding sequence ATGGGCGCACTCGCAAGCAATGTGCAGGTGGCGGTGATTGGTGCTGGTGCAATGGGGGCCGGCATTGCCCAGGTCGCGGCCCAGGCGGGTCACCCGGTGAAGCTTTACGACAACCGCCCGGGGGCAGCCGCCGAGGCAGTCGCCGGTATTGATCGGCAGCTCGCCCGGCTTGTGGAAAAAGGCAAGTTGCAGGCTGCCGAGCGTGAAACGATCAGCACCCGCCTGTGCCCGGTCGATACGCTAGAGGCATTGGCTGATGCTGGCCTGGTGATCGAAGCCATCGTCGAAAACCTGCAGGTCAAGCAGGCGTTGTTCAGCCAGCTCGAAGCCCTGTGCGCGGCGGATTGCATCATTGCCAGCAACACTTCGTCGCTGTCCATCACCAGCCTGGCTGCCGGCCTTGCACGCCCGCAGCAAGTGGTTGGCATGCACTTCTTCAACCCGGCACCGCTGATGGCGCTGGTCGAGGTGGTATCGGGCCTTGCAACCGAACCGGCCGTGGCCGCGTGCATCTACGATACCGCCCAGGCCTGGGGCAAACAGCCTGTACACACGCGCTCGACACCGGGCTTTATCGTCAACCGTGTGGCACGGCCTTTCTATGCCGAGAGCCTGCGCCTGCTACAGGAAGGAGCAGCCGATTGCGCCAGCCTTGATGCGCTGCTTCGCGATGCAGGTGGTTTCCGCATGGGGGCGTTCGAGCTGACCGACCTGATCGGCCACGACGTCAACTACGCAGTCACGTGCTCGGTGTTCGATGCTTTCTATGGGGACTTCCGCTTCCAGCCGTCACTGGTACAAAAAGAGCTCGTGGATGCCGGTCGCCTCGGTCGCAAGACTGGTCAAGGCTTCTATAGCTATGCCGAAGGCGCCGAGCGCCCGGCACCGGCCGAATTGCACAGCTCCACCAACGCCGAAGGCTGCGTTATCGAGGGGCAACTGGGTGTACTGCAGCCACTGGTCGAACGCCTGCGCCAGAACGGCATCGTCGTAACCCAGCGTGCCGGTAGCGGCGTGATCCAGGTCGGTGATGCCACCCTGGCATTGTCCGATGGCCGCCTCGCCAGTCAGCGCGCCCGTGAAGATGGCCTGCGCAACCTGGTGCTGCTCGATCTCGCACTGGATTACAGCACCGCTTCGCGTATTGCCATCAGTTGGTCGGCCGATACCACCGAAGCCGCGCGCGACCAGGCCGTGGCCCTGCTGCAGCGGGCCGGCCTCAAGGTCACTGCGGTCGCCGACCTGCCCGGCCTGGTCGTGCTGCGCACCGTGGCCATGCTCGCCAACGAGGCCGCCGATGCCGTGTTGCAGGGCGTCGGCAGCGCCGCCGACATCGACCTGGCCATGCGCGCTGGCGTCAATTACCCCTGCGGCCCGCTGGCCTGGGCCGCGAACATCGGTATTGCCCACACCCTGCGCGTGCTCGACAACCTGCAGCGCAGCTATGGCGAAAGCCGCTACCGCCCTTCCCTGCTGTTACGTCGCTGCGAGGCCAAAGGAGGCACCCTGCATGACTGA